A region of the Burkholderia pyrrocinia genome:
CATCGCGCCGGGCACGGGCTTCTTCCTGAACGACGAGATGGACGACTTCACCACGAAGGTCGGCGCGCAGAACCTGTTCGGCCTCGTGCAGGGCACCCGCAACTCGATCGCGCCGGGCAAGCGTCCGCTGTCGTCGATGGCGCCGACCATCGTGAAGAAGGACGGCAAGGTGTTCATGGTGGTCGGCTCGCCGGGCGGGTCGCGCATCATCACGATCACGCTGCAGACCGTGCTGAACGTGATCGACTACGGGATGACGCCGCAGGATGCGGTCGCCGCGCCGCGCATCCACCACCAGTGGCTGCCCGACGAGGTCTACTACGAAACCTACGGCCTGTCGCCCGACACGCTCGCGATCCTGCGCAACATGGGCTACAAGATGGTCGAGCAGACGCCGTGGGGCGCGGCCGAACTGATCATGGTCGGCCTGCCGGGCACCGAGGCGGCGAGCCGCCAGAGTTCCGGGAACGACTCGTCCGTGTCCGGCAACGTGCGCGTCGGCTTCATCTACGGCTACAACGATCCGCGTCGTCCGGCCGGATCGGCGATCGGTTACTGACCGACCCGATCGCATCGTGCCGAACCGCTGCCGACGGCGTTCGCGCTTGCGCGAATGCCGTGACGGCGGCAGCGCGTCCGCTCGCGAACATCCGCAAGTCCGATCGGCGCCGGTGCGTGGCACTCGGCGCACGACCGGCTCGCCATGCGCGCGCCCTGGTACGGCACCGGACGCGCGCCTTTCATCCGTCAACCCCTTCATCGTGCGACGAATCCCGACATGAACAAACGAATGTCCGCGGCAGGCTGGATCCTGCTCGCGATGGCGGCCGGCATCTTCATCGGCTACCTGATCTACACGCAGCTTCCGGACAAGCAATCCGCGGCGGAAATCGCCGGCTACATCTCGCTCGTGTCCGATGTGTTCCTGCGGCTGATCAAGATGGTGATCGGCCCGCTGGTGTTCTCGACGCTCGTCGTCGGCATTGCGCACATGGGCGATGCGTCGTCCGTCGGGCGCGTGTTCGTGAAGGCGCTCGGCTGGTTCGTCACCGCGTCGCTGATCTCGCTGCTGCTCGGGCTGCTGATGGCGAACCTGCTGCGGCCCGGCGAGAACCTCGGCCTGCCGCTGCCGGACATCGGCGCGTCCGCGCATCTCGCGACGGCCAAGTTCACGCTGAAGGACTTCGTCGGCCACATGGTGCCGAAGTCGTTCGCCGAGGCGATGGCGAACAACGAGATCCTGCAGATCGTCGTGTTCTCGATGTTCTTCGGCGTCGCGCTGTCGGCGCTCGGCGAGCGCGGCAAGATCCTCGTCGCCGCGATCGACCAGTTGTCGCACGTGATGCTCAAGATCACCGGCTACGTGATGAAGCTCGCGCCGCTCGCGGTGATGGCCGCGATGGCATCGACGGTGGCGATCAACGGGCTGTCGATCCTGCTGAAGTTCGCGGTGTTCATGGGCGACTTCTACGTGAGCCTCGTGCTGTTGTGGGCCACGCTCGTCGCCGCCGGGCTGCTGTTCCTCGGCCGCCGCGTGTTCAAGCTGCTCGTGCTGATCAAGGAAGCGTTCATGCTGTCGTTCGCGACCGCGAGTTCCGAGGCCGCGTATCCGAAAATCCTCGACGCGCTCGACCGTTTCGGCGTGCGGCGCAAGATCTCGAGCTTCGTGATGCCGATGGGTTATTCGTTCAACCTCGACGGCTCGATGATGTACTGCACGTTCGCGTCGCTGTTCATCGCGCAGGCCTACAACATCCACCTGTCGCTCGGCACGCAGGTCACGATGCTGCTGATCCTGATGCTGACGTCGAAGGGGATGGCCGGCGTGCCGCGCGCATCGCTCGTCGTGATCGCGGCGACGCTGCACCAGTTCAACATCCCGGAAGCCGGGCTGCTGCTGATTCTCGGCGTCGACACGTTCCTCGACATGGGCCGCTCGGCCACGAACGCGGTGGGCAACTCGATCGCCAGCGCGGTGGTTGCGAAGTGGGAGGGCGAGCTGATGTCGGAAGCCGAGGCCCAGGCGCATGCCGCGCATCTCGATGCCGAACTGGAACGGCAGAACAGCGATCCGGCCTATGGCGCCGGTCAGGCCACGTCGACCTGACGTCAGGCGGCCAGCGCCTCGTCGATGCACGCCGCCAGTACCATCGCGGCGGCGTTGCCCGGCGTCGAGCCGAGCAATTGCGGCGCATAGACGCTGTCGCCGATCTCGATCGGCCGCCCCGACAGCGCGCAGGTGCCGCGCTTGCGCGTCGTGAACAGCCGCCACTTCTGGTAGCCGTAGTGCCCGGTGCATGCGTCGCACCATGAAATCATCACGGTGTCGGCCGTGGGCCGCTCGAGCACGCTGATGGTCGGCCGGCTCGTCGCGTCCCACGTCGGCAGCCGGTCGCGCGTGACGCTGCGTCGTTGCGGTATGCCCCACGATACGGACGGCATGTCGAAGCTGCCGATTGCGGCGACGGTCATGAGCCAGGGCGCTGCACTGTCGTTCATGTCGGTGTTCCTCGAAACGTTACGCGATGCCGCGACGCGCGGCATCACGACAGGCGGATGCGCGGCTGCACGCAGCCGTTGATCCGTTCGGCGATCCACAGCAGGGTCGCCTTGGAGAAGCCGTGCAGCGCCTGCTGGTGCCGCCGGTAGAGCATCAGGTGGCTGAACTGCGCGAAACGCCCCTGGATGAAGCCGCCGCGGAAGAACCCGAACTGCCCGAGCGTGCCGAATGCGTCGTAGTCGCTGATCGACACGAGCGCGCCGAAATCGTGGAACGCGAACGGCGGCATCGGCTTGCCGTCGAGCCACGCTGGCAGGTGCTTCGCGAGATGCTCGGCCTGCTGCGTGGCGACCTGCGCGGTCGGCGGCAGCGGCCGTTCGTGGCCGTCGGGCAACAGGCTCGCACAATCGCCGATCGCGAATACGTGCTCGTCGGCAGTCGCTTGCAGCGTGGGCCCGACGACGATCTGGTTCGCGCGGTTCGTGTCGAGCCCGCCCAGCGCCTGCATGAAATCGGGTGCCTTCACGCCGGCCGCCCAGACCATCAGGTCTGCTTCGGCGAACGAGCCGTCGCCGTAGCGGAAGCCGTTCGCGTCGGCCGCCGTGACGCGCGTCGACGTCAGCACGTGAAAGCCGATCTGTTCGAGCCGTCGCTGCGCCGACGCGGAAATCCTCGGCGGAAACGCGGCGAGGATGCGCGGGCCGCTTTCCAGCAGCGTCAGTTGCAGCCGTTCGCGCACCGTCGCGTCGCCATATGCCTGCGCCACTTCCAGCAAGCGGCTCAACTCTGCCGCGAGTTCCACGCCCGTCGCGCCCGCGCCGACGATCGCGACGCGAAACGGCTCGTCGCGCGCGATGCTGCGGAACACGCGCATTCGCAACGCTTCGTTGAAGGTCTCGGCCTGCTGCTGGCTGTCGATGAAGTAGCAGTGCTCGCGCACGCCCGGCACGCCGAAATCGTTGGCCTGGCTGCCGAGCGCGACGATCAGCACGTCGTAGTCGAGTTCGCGGGCCTCGATCACCACGTCGCCGTCCTGCGAGCGGATCTCGCCGAGCTGCACGCGGCGGCGCGCGCGATCGAGCCCTTTCAGTTCGCCGGGCTGGTACGTGTAGCCGTGGTCGCGCGCATGGGCGAGGAAGATCACCTGTTGCTGCTGGACGTCGCGCGTGCCGGCCGCGATCGTGTGCAGCATCGGTTTCCAGATATGGGTCGGACTGCGGTCGACGACGGTGACCTGCGCCCGCCCGGATCGGCCGAGACGCTCGCCCAGGCGGGTCGCGAGCTGCAGCCCGGCGATCCCGCCACCGACGATGACGATGCGTGTAGGGGTTGTCATGGATAAATCATCGCGTGATGAATAAGGTATGATCCTAGCGCTTCCCGGCTTCGCGTGTCAACGCGAGCGGGGCAGGCAACCCGGTTCCGGCGATGTGAAACCGGGGCCCGAACACGGGTATTCGAACCATTCAAGGGAGCAGGAAAACGTGGCTGAAGTCACTGAGCGCGCGCCGTCGAAGCGGCGTACGCGCGGGCGGCCGCTGGCGGGTGCGTCCGTCGGTCCGGACGTGATATTGCGGGCCGCGCGCCGCACGTTCGCGAAGCGGGGCTACGACGCGACGAGCGTGCGCGAAGTCGCGCGCGAGCTGGGCGTCGACGCGGCGCTGATCGCCCATCATTTCGGGACGAAGGAAACGTTGTGGCTGGCTGTCGTCGAGCAGATCGTCGATCTCGCCGAGCCGATGTTCGACGCGCTGCGTGCGTTGCGCACGTCGTCACTGCCGCATCGCGACCGCGTGAGGCGCGCGCTCGAGCTGTGCGTCGATCACGAATTCGACGAGCCCGACATGGGCATGTTCTTCTCGACCGCGGCGACCGAAGTGGGCGGGCGGCTCGACCGGCTGCAGGAGCGGCTCGTGCGGCCGTATCACGAGGTCATGTTCCCGCTGCTGTCGGACGCCGTGCAGGCCGGCGCGATTCGCGCGGTCGATCCGAACGTGCTGTTCTTCATGATCGCGAGCGCGATCGGCACGACGGTGTCGTACAGCCACATGATGCTGGAGTTCACGTCGCTGCCGACGCGGCGGGACGCGTTCCGGCAGGCCGTGCTCGACGTCGCGTTCAACATCGTCGGCGACTGAACGCCGCGCGCGATGCGCGCGGTCACGTCACGTCGCGGCGACGAGCCCCAGCTCGCCTACCGCGTTCCGCGCTGTCTCGCGCAGCGCGTCGATGAGCGGCGACGGCGTCCGGTACGCGATCGCCAGTTCGTACGCGAGCGGGCTGCCCGCATCCCTCAGTTCGCGGAACACGATGCCTTGCGGCTGCATCGGCACGAACAGGCGCGGCATCAGCGCAACGCCGATGCCGCCCGCGACGAGCCCGGCCGCGCCGGGCATCCGGATGACATCGCGGACGCGGTCGCGTGGCTCGCCGGGCCGCGCGCGTCGTTCGTCACGGGCGCGACGATCGCGGTGAACGGCGGCTGGCGAGTCGGATGATGCAACCCGCGCCGGCGGCGGGCGCAGGGTCGTGCGTCATTCGACGTCCGTGGGCGGCTTGTCGCCGAGCCAGCGCCGCGCGCCGGGCCCGTTGCGGCCCGCGCGGTCTTCCGGGTTGGTCAGCTTGCAGCGTTTCAGCGACAGGCAGCCGCAGCCGATGCACTCGTCGAGGTTGATGTAGAGCCGCTGCAGCTCCTCGATCCGGCTCGCGACGCGCTGCTTCCAGCCGCGCGACAACCGCTGCCAGTCCTTGTTGCTCGGCGCGGTGTCCTCGGGCAGGCTGACGAGCTGCTCGGCGATCTCGTCGAGCGAATAGCCGATCTTCTGCGCGAACACGATGAACGCGATCAGCCGCAGCACCGCGCGCGAATAGTGGCGATGGCTCGAACCGTTCCGGTGCGACTTGATGAGACCGCGCGTTTCGTAGAACCGCAGCGTCGACGCCGGCACGCCGCTGCGCGCGGCCACGTCGCGGATCGACATCAGCGGCCATTTCGGTTCTTCCGGGGTACCCATGACGTTCTCCGGGAAAAGCTTGACTTGAAGTTAACTTCAACTTTTATGCTACGCGGCAGTTTAACCCGTCGCGAGGCATCATGTTCCCCTTATCCCTACGCAGGACGTCGCCTTTGGGCGCCGCTTGCGCACTGCTGCTGGCGTTGTCGGGCTGTCACGACGGCAAAGGCGCAGCGTCAGCCTATTCCCTTCCCGAAGTCGGCGTGGCAACCGTCGCGCCGCGCACGGTCCGCCTCGCTGACGAATTCAACGGACGCGTCGAAGCGGTCGACGCGGTCGAATTGCGGCCGCGCGTGAGCGGCTATCTGCAACGTGTCGCGTACAAGGAGGGCGATCTCGTCGCGCAGGGCGCGCTGCTGTTCGAGATCGACCCGCGCCCGTACCGGATCGCACTCGACCGCGCGAACGCGCAGCAGCAGCGGGCCCGCGCGGCCGCGAGCCTCGCGAACGTACAGCTCAAGCGCGTGCAGACGCTGATCGATGCGCATGCGACGTCGCAGGAAGAACTCGACAACGCGCGCGCCACCGCCGAGCAGGCGCGTGCGGACCTGCAGGCGGCCGACGCGGCCGTCGCCGACGCAAAGCTCAATCTCGGCTTCACCGAAGTGCGCGCGCCGATCGCGGGCCGCGTCGGCCGCGCGGTCGCGACCGCCGGCAACCTCGCGCGCGCGGACGACACGTTGCTGACGACCGTCGTGTCGCAGGATCCGGTCTACGTGTATTTCGATTGCGACGAGCAGAGCTACCTGCGCTACAACGCGCGCCGCGCCGATCCGAAGCATCGCGCGATCGGCGCCGATCCGGTGCGCGTGGGCCTCGCGAACGAGACGGGTTTCCCGCACGCAGGCACCGTCGACTTCCTCGATAACCGGCTCGATCCGCAAACCGGCACGATCCGTGCGCGCGTGCGGCTGCCGAACGCGGACCACACGTTCACGCCGGGCCTGTATGCACGCGTGCAGCTCGTCAGCGGCCGCGACCAGGATGCGCTGCTCGTCGACGACAAGGCCGTGCTCACCGACCAGGACCGCAAGTACGTGTACGTGATCGGCCCCGGCGACAAGGCACTGCGACGCGACGTGACGATCGGCCGCGAGCTCGAAGGCGAGCGGATCGTCGAGAAGGGGCTGCAGGCGGGCGACCGCGTGGTCGTCGACGGCGTGCAGCGGATCTACTATCCGGGCGCGCAGGTGAAGCCGAAGGCGCTGCTCGCGCGCGCCGATGCCGGTGCCGGCACGGGCAGCGGCAAGGGCGGCGGCACGGGTGGCGGCACGCAGGCCGTGGCCGAGGCCGGCGTGCCGGCCGCGCAATGACGGGAGGCATGTGATGGATTTCTCCCGATTCTTCATCGACCGGCCGATCTTCGCGGTCGTGCTGTCGATCGTCATCTTCGCGATCGGCCTGATCTCGATTCCGATGCTGCCGGCCGGCGAATACCCGGAAGTCGTGCCGCCGAGCGTCGTCGTGCGTGCGACGTACCCGGGCGCGAACCCGAAGGAAATCGCCGAATCGGTCGCCGAACCGCTGGAAGAGGCGATCAACGGCGTCGAAGGCATCATGTACATGAAGTCGGTCGCCGGGTCGGACGGCAGCCTGCAGGTCGTCGTCACGTTCCTGCAGGGCGTCGACCCCGACACGGCCGCCGTGCGCGTGCAGAACCGCGTGAGCCAGGCGCTGTCGCGCCTGCCCGACGAGGTGCGCCAGTACGGCGTGACCACGCAGAAGCAGTCGCCGACGCCGCTGATGTACGTGAGCCTCTATTCGCCGGACAACAGCCGCGATTCGCTGTACCTGCGCAACTACCTGACGCTGCACGTGAAGGACGAACTGTCGCGGCTCACCGGCATCGGCGACGTCGGCGTATACGGCTCCGGCGATTACGCGATGCGGCTCTGGCTCGACCCGAACCGACTCGCGTCGCGCGGGCTGACCGCGAGCGACGTGATCGCGGCCGTGCGCGAGCAGAACGTGCAGGTGTCGGCCGGCCAGCTCGGCGCAGAGCCGTCGCCGAAGGCGAACGACTTCCTCGTGTCGATCAACGTGCGCGGCCGTTTGCGCACGGTGCAGGAGTTCAGCGACATCGTGCTGCGCAACGGCGACGACGGCCAGGTCGTGAAGCTGTCCGATGTCGCGCGCATCGAGCTCGGCGCGGGCGACTACACGCTGCGTTCGTATTTCAACGACAGGCATTCGGCCGTGGTCGGCATCTTCCTGTCGCCGGGCGCGAACGCGCTCGACGTGGCAAAGGCCGTGTATGCGAAGCTCGACGAACTGTCGAAGCGTTTCCCGCCCGGTGTCGCGTACCGCCCCGTGTGGGACCCGACCGTGTTCGTGCGCGAATCGATCCGCGCGGTGCAGCACACGCTGATCGAGGCCGTGGTGCTGGTCGTGCTCGTCGTGATCCTGTTCCTGCAGACGTGGCGCGCATCGATCATTCCGCTCGTCGCGGTGCCGGTATCGGTGGTCGGCACGTTCGCGTTTCTCCATCTGCTCGGCTATTCGATCAACACGCTGACGCTGTTCGGGCTCGTGCTTGCGATCGGGATCGTCGTCGATGATGCGATCGTCGTCGTCGAGAACGTCGAGCGCAACATCGCGCAGGGCTTGAGCCCGCGCGATGCCGCGCACCAGGCGATGCGTGAGGTGTCGGGGCCGATCGTCGCGATCGCGCTCGTGCTGTGCGCGGTGTTCGTGCCGATGGCGTTCATGTCGGGCGTCACGGGCCAGTTCTACAGGCAGTTCGCGGTGACGATCGCGATCTCGACGGTGATCTCCGCGATCAACTCGCTGACGCTGTCGCCCGCGCTCGCCGCGAAGCTGCTGCGCCCGCACGGCGCGCCGAAGGATGCGCTCACGCGCGCGCTCGATCGCGCGTTCGGCTGGCTGTTCCATCCGTTCAACCGCTTCTTCGAGCGCAGCTCCGATCGCTATCACGGCGTCGTCGCGCGCACGCTGAAACGGCGCGGCGTGGTGTTCGCGGTCTATGCGGCGCTGCTCGCGGCCACCGCGCTGCTGTTCAACGCGGTGCCGGGCGGCTTCATCCCGGTGCAGGACAAGCTGTACCTGTTCGCGGGCGCGAAGCTGCCGGAAGGCGCGTCGCTCTCGCGCACCAGCGCGGTGACCGAGCAGATGACGAAGATCGCGCTCGGCACCGACGGCGTCGAGATGGTGCCGGCGTTTGCGGGGCTGAATGCGTTGCAGGGCGTGAACACGCCGAACATCACGAACTCGTATGTGATCCTGAAGCCGTTCGACCAGCGCCACCGCAGCGCCGCGCAGATCAACGCGGACCTGAACGCGCGCTTCGCGGCCATCGGCGGCGGCATCACCTATGCGCTGATGCCGCCGCCGATCCAGGGCCTCGGCAACGGCTCGGGCTACTCGCTGTACCTGGAGGATCGCGGCGGGCTCGGCTACGGCGCATTGCAGAACGCGCTGACCGCGTTCCAGGCGGCGGTCGCGAAGACGCCGGGGATGAGTTACCCCGTCAGCTCGTACCAGGCGAACATCCCGCAGCTCGAGGTGAAGGTCGACCGGCTGAAGGCGAAGGCGCAGGGCGTCGCGCTGAACGACCTGTTCAATACGCTGCAGGTCTATCTCGGCTCGATGTACGTGAACGACTTCAACGTGTTCGGCCGCGTGTATCGCGTGATGGCGCAGGCCGATGCCGGTCACCGGCAGACGGCCGCCGACATCGCGAACCTGCGCACGCGCAATGCGAAGGGCGAGATGGTGCCGATCGGCTCGATGGTGACGGTGGGGCCCGCGTACGGCCCTGACCCGGTCGTCCGCTACAACGGCTATCCGGCCGCCGACCTGATCGGCGACGCCGATCCGAAAGTGATGTCGTCGTCGCAGGCGATCGCGAAGCTCCAGCAGATCGCGAAGGAGGTGCTGCCGCCCGGCATCACGCTCGAATGGACCGACCTCAGCTACCAGCAGGTCACGCAGAGCAACGCGGCGATCGTCGTGTTCC
Encoded here:
- a CDS encoding dicarboxylate/amino acid:cation symporter, with product MNKRMSAAGWILLAMAAGIFIGYLIYTQLPDKQSAAEIAGYISLVSDVFLRLIKMVIGPLVFSTLVVGIAHMGDASSVGRVFVKALGWFVTASLISLLLGLLMANLLRPGENLGLPLPDIGASAHLATAKFTLKDFVGHMVPKSFAEAMANNEILQIVVFSMFFGVALSALGERGKILVAAIDQLSHVMLKITGYVMKLAPLAVMAAMASTVAINGLSILLKFAVFMGDFYVSLVLLWATLVAAGLLFLGRRVFKLLVLIKEAFMLSFATASSEAAYPKILDALDRFGVRRKISSFVMPMGYSFNLDGSMMYCTFASLFIAQAYNIHLSLGTQVTMLLILMLTSKGMAGVPRASLVVIAATLHQFNIPEAGLLLILGVDTFLDMGRSATNAVGNSIASAVVAKWEGELMSEAEAQAHAAHLDAELERQNSDPAYGAGQATST
- a CDS encoding TetR/AcrR family transcriptional regulator; translation: MAEVTERAPSKRRTRGRPLAGASVGPDVILRAARRTFAKRGYDATSVREVARELGVDAALIAHHFGTKETLWLAVVEQIVDLAEPMFDALRALRTSSLPHRDRVRRALELCVDHEFDEPDMGMFFSTAATEVGGRLDRLQERLVRPYHEVMFPLLSDAVQAGAIRAVDPNVLFFMIASAIGTTVSYSHMMLEFTSLPTRRDAFRQAVLDVAFNIVGD
- the soxR gene encoding redox-sensitive transcriptional activator SoxR, whose product is MGTPEEPKWPLMSIRDVAARSGVPASTLRFYETRGLIKSHRNGSSHRHYSRAVLRLIAFIVFAQKIGYSLDEIAEQLVSLPEDTAPSNKDWQRLSRGWKQRVASRIEELQRLYINLDECIGCGCLSLKRCKLTNPEDRAGRNGPGARRWLGDKPPTDVE
- a CDS encoding efflux RND transporter permease subunit, whose translation is MDFSRFFIDRPIFAVVLSIVIFAIGLISIPMLPAGEYPEVVPPSVVVRATYPGANPKEIAESVAEPLEEAINGVEGIMYMKSVAGSDGSLQVVVTFLQGVDPDTAAVRVQNRVSQALSRLPDEVRQYGVTTQKQSPTPLMYVSLYSPDNSRDSLYLRNYLTLHVKDELSRLTGIGDVGVYGSGDYAMRLWLDPNRLASRGLTASDVIAAVREQNVQVSAGQLGAEPSPKANDFLVSINVRGRLRTVQEFSDIVLRNGDDGQVVKLSDVARIELGAGDYTLRSYFNDRHSAVVGIFLSPGANALDVAKAVYAKLDELSKRFPPGVAYRPVWDPTVFVRESIRAVQHTLIEAVVLVVLVVILFLQTWRASIIPLVAVPVSVVGTFAFLHLLGYSINTLTLFGLVLAIGIVVDDAIVVVENVERNIAQGLSPRDAAHQAMREVSGPIVAIALVLCAVFVPMAFMSGVTGQFYRQFAVTIAISTVISAINSLTLSPALAAKLLRPHGAPKDALTRALDRAFGWLFHPFNRFFERSSDRYHGVVARTLKRRGVVFAVYAALLAATALLFNAVPGGFIPVQDKLYLFAGAKLPEGASLSRTSAVTEQMTKIALGTDGVEMVPAFAGLNALQGVNTPNITNSYVILKPFDQRHRSAAQINADLNARFAAIGGGITYALMPPPIQGLGNGSGYSLYLEDRGGLGYGALQNALTAFQAAVAKTPGMSYPVSSYQANIPQLEVKVDRLKAKAQGVALNDLFNTLQVYLGSMYVNDFNVFGRVYRVMAQADAGHRQTAADIANLRTRNAKGEMVPIGSMVTVGPAYGPDPVVRYNGYPAADLIGDADPKVMSSSQAIAKLQQIAKEVLPPGITLEWTDLSYQQVTQSNAAIVVFPLAVMLVFLVLASLYESWTLPLAVILIVPVCMCAALFGVWLSGGDNNVFVQVGLVVLMGLACKNAILIVEFARELEIQGKGVIEAALEACKLRLRPIVMTSVAFIAGSVPLLIGSGAGSEVRAATGVTVFAGMLGVTLFGLFLTPVFYVAIRKLAGGTPAVWSEQHGTLEGENR
- a CDS encoding NAD(P)/FAD-dependent oxidoreductase, with protein sequence MTTPTRIVIVGGGIAGLQLATRLGERLGRSGRAQVTVVDRSPTHIWKPMLHTIAAGTRDVQQQQVIFLAHARDHGYTYQPGELKGLDRARRRVQLGEIRSQDGDVVIEARELDYDVLIVALGSQANDFGVPGVREHCYFIDSQQQAETFNEALRMRVFRSIARDEPFRVAIVGAGATGVELAAELSRLLEVAQAYGDATVRERLQLTLLESGPRILAAFPPRISASAQRRLEQIGFHVLTSTRVTAADANGFRYGDGSFAEADLMVWAAGVKAPDFMQALGGLDTNRANQIVVGPTLQATADEHVFAIGDCASLLPDGHERPLPPTAQVATQQAEHLAKHLPAWLDGKPMPPFAFHDFGALVSISDYDAFGTLGQFGFFRGGFIQGRFAQFSHLMLYRRHQQALHGFSKATLLWIAERINGCVQPRIRLS
- a CDS encoding DUF3331 domain-containing protein; the encoded protein is MNDSAAPWLMTVAAIGSFDMPSVSWGIPQRRSVTRDRLPTWDATSRPTISVLERPTADTVMISWCDACTGHYGYQKWRLFTTRKRGTCALSGRPIEIGDSVYAPQLLGSTPGNAAAMVLAACIDEALAA
- a CDS encoding efflux RND transporter periplasmic adaptor subunit gives rise to the protein MFPLSLRRTSPLGAACALLLALSGCHDGKGAASAYSLPEVGVATVAPRTVRLADEFNGRVEAVDAVELRPRVSGYLQRVAYKEGDLVAQGALLFEIDPRPYRIALDRANAQQQRARAAASLANVQLKRVQTLIDAHATSQEELDNARATAEQARADLQAADAAVADAKLNLGFTEVRAPIAGRVGRAVATAGNLARADDTLLTTVVSQDPVYVYFDCDEQSYLRYNARRADPKHRAIGADPVRVGLANETGFPHAGTVDFLDNRLDPQTGTIRARVRLPNADHTFTPGLYARVQLVSGRDQDALLVDDKAVLTDQDRKYVYVIGPGDKALRRDVTIGRELEGERIVEKGLQAGDRVVVDGVQRIYYPGAQVKPKALLARADAGAGTGSGKGGGTGGGTQAVAEAGVPAAQ